The Ziziphus jujuba cultivar Dongzao chromosome 7, ASM3175591v1 genome includes a region encoding these proteins:
- the LOC107435442 gene encoding probable magnesium transporter NIPA7 isoform X3, translated as MEVTRICGSFCPLVQLYSRIGLTGSAFIGSSFIIKKKGLRKAGVNGPRASVGGYGYLLEPLWWVGMITMIIGEIANFVAYIYAPAVLVTPLGALSIIVSAVLAHILLNEKLQRMGMLGCLLCIVGSTMIVLHAPEERSLSSVEEIWELAIQPAFLLYTASAVAVALVLILYCAPRYGQTNIMVYIGICSVIGSLTVMSIKAIGIAIKLTLEGTNQLIYFQTWIFAMVAISCIITQLNYLNMDYAGQSASNIASELCGFITVLSGTAVLHSTREPDPPFITDLYTPISPKVSWSIQGNGEWKQKDEDGSSSNFISILQQDYFK; from the exons ATGGAAGTTACAAGGATTTGTGGGTCTTTCTGTCCACTTGTGCAATTATACAGCCGAATAGGACTGACTGGCAG CGCCTTCATTGGTTCCAGCTTCATTATCAAGAAGAAGGGTCTCAGGAAGGCTGGGGTTAATGGCCCTCGTGCCA GTGTTGGAGGATATGGTTACTTGTTAGAGCCGCTTTGGTGGGTGGGAATGATTACCA TGATTATTGGAGAGATAGCCAATTTCGTAGCATATATTTATGCCCCTGCTGTGCTTGTGACGCCGCTTGGTGCATTAAGTATTATAGTTAg CGCTGTTTTGGCACATATTTTGTTGAACGAGAAGCTTCAGAGAATGGGGATGCTGGGCTGTCTTCTATGTATAGTAGGTTCCACAATGATTGTGCTACATGCACCTGAAGAACGTTCTCTTTCTTCTGTCGAAGAAATCTGGGAATTAGCAATCCAACCGG CATTTCTTTTGTATACAGCCTCAGCAGTAGCTGTTGCATTAGTACTGATTTTATATTGTGCACCCCGCTATGGCCAAACCAATATAATGGTTTATATAGGCATTTGCTCTGTAATTGGATCATTGACA GTCATGAGTATAAAAGCCATTGGCATTGCAATAAAACTTACATTAGAGGGAACAAACCAGCTAATATACTTCCAGACATGGATTTTTGCTATGGTTGCTATCAGCTGTATCATCACtcagttaaattatttaaacatg GATTATGCTGGTCAAAGTGCAAGCAACATAGCATCAGAGCTTTGTGGGTTCATCACTGTGTTATCTGGGACTGCTGTATTGCATAGTACAAGAGAGCCAGACCCACCATTCATTACAG ATTTATATACGCCGATATCGCCGAAAGTATCTTGGTCCATTCAAGGCAATGGGGAATGGAAACAGAAGGATGAAGATGGGTCATCCTCTAATTTCATCTCCATTCTTCAGCAAGACTATTTTAAGTGA
- the LOC107435449 gene encoding leucine--tRNA ligase, cytoplasmic isoform X2, whose amino-acid sequence MAAEGGKSFARRDLLLEIEAKAQTWWENGHVFRAEPSEIPPRPGEKFFGNFPFPYMNASADKLAREIQQFGNPPVFPGEVEDQEDQEPEVEDANAVKPLDKFKGKKSKAASKSSGQAYQWEIMRSFGLSDIQIAEFQDPYKWLEFFPPVAMEDLKAFGLGCDWRRTFVTTDKNPFFDSFVRWQMRKLKSMGKIVKDVRYTIYSPLDGQPCADHDRAAGEGVQPQEYTIIKMEVMQPFPPKLGVLEGRRVFLAAATLRPETMYGQTNAWVLPDGKYGAFEINETDVFILTRRAALNLAYQKYSRIPEKPTCLIELTGYDLIGLQLKSPLAFNEIIYALPMLSILTDKGTGIVTSVPSDAPDDYMALHDLKMKPAFREKYGVKDDWILPFEIVPIINIPEFGDKAAEKVCNDLKIKSQNEKEKLAEAKRLTYLKGFTEGTLLVGEFAGRKVQEAKPLIRSRLIETGEAIIYSEPEKRVVSRSGDECIVALTDQWYITYGEVEWKKLAEECLSSMNLYSDEARHGFEHTLSWLNQWACSRSFGLGTRIPWDEEYLVESLSDSTIYMAYYTIAHLLHSGDMYGTGKSPVRPDQMTDEVWDYVFCYAPYPESSDITSSILKNMKKEFEYWYPFDLRVSGKDLIQNHMTFCIYNHVAIMSKKHWPRGFRLNGHIMLNSEKMSKSTGNFRTLRQAIEEFSADATRFSLADAGDGLDDANFVFETANAAILRLTKEIAWMKEVMEADSSLRKGPPSTFADHAFANEINIAAKMTEQHYHDYMFREALKTGFYDLQAARDEYRLSCGSGGMNHDLVWRFMDVQTRLISPVCPHYAEYVWRELLKKDGFVVKAGWPVADTPDLTLKSANKYLQDSIVLIRKLLSKQISGSKKANNRSAPATTLSEGKLVGLIYVNEQYDGWKAECLRMLRSRFNINARSFDSDVDGEILEAIKNSSVCPDVNFKKTQKICMPFLRFKKDGAVALGVQALDLRLPFGEMEVLHENLDLIKRQTGLEEVEVLSVTDPNAFAKAGPLVRLIDQNPPTPGNPTAIFFRQLLEV is encoded by the exons ATGGCGGCTGAAGGTGGAAAAAGTTTTGCTAGGAGAGACCTTCTCCTAGAGATTGAGGCAAAGGCTCAAACTTGGTGGGAAAATGGACATGTTTTCAGGGCTGAACCCTCTGAAATACCTCCTAGACCAGGAGAGAAGTTCTTCGGCAACTTCCCGTTTCCATACATGAATG CCTCAGCTGATAAACTTGCCCGAGAGATCCAACAGTTTGGGAATCCTCCTGTTTTCCCAGGTGAAGTGGAGGATCAAGAGGACCAAGAGCCAGAAGTAGAGGATGCAAATGCTGTCAAACCTCTGGATAAGTTTAAAGGAAAAAAGTCTAAGGCTGCATCAAAATCAAGTGGGCAAGCATACCAGTGGGAGATAATGCGTAGTTTTGGCCTTTCTGACATTCAGATAGCAGAATTTCAGGATCCGTACAAGTGGTTAGAGTTCTTTCCTCCAGTTGCAATGGAAGACCTTAAAGCTTTTGGCTTGGGTTGTGACTGGAGGCGCACCTTTGTCACTACAGATAAGAACCCATTTTTTGATTCCTTTGTAAGGTGGCAGATGAGGAAATTGAAATCAATGGGTAAGATTGTGAAAGATGTTAGATACACAATATACTCTCCGTTGGATGGTCAGCCTTGTGCAGATCATGATAGGGCAGCTGGTGAAGGAGTTCAACCCCAAGAATACACCATCATCAAGATGGAGGTGATGCAGCCTTTTCCTCCTAAATTGGGAGTGTTGGAGGGGAGAAGAGTATTTTTGGCCGCAGCGACACTGCGACCTGAGACTATGTATGGGCAAACAAATGCATGGGTATTACCCGACGGGAAGTATGGAGCTTTTGAAATCAATGAAACAGATGTATTTATTCTTACACGGAGAGCAGCGCTTAATCTTGCATATCAGAAGTACTCAAGGATCCCAGAAAAACCTACTTGCTTGATTGAGCTGACAGGTTATGACTTGATTGGTCTTCAATTGAAGTCTCCACTTGCATTCAATGAGATCATTTATGCTCTTCCTATGTTGAGCATCCTAACAGACAAAGGCACTGGAATTGTTACCAGTGTACCTAGTGATGCTCCTGATGATTACATGGCTTTGCATGATTTGAAAATGAAACCAGCTTTCAGGGAGAAATATGGTGTCAAGGATGATTGGATTTTGCCCTTTGAGATTGTGCCTATCATTAACATTCCAGAATTTGGAGATAAGGCTGCTGAAAAAGTTTGCAacgatttgaaaataaaaagccaaaatgaaaaagagaagcTAGCAGAAGCAAAGAGGTTGACGTACTTGAAAGGATTTACAGAGGGAACACTGCTTGTTGGTGAATTTGCTGGAAGGAAAGTACAGGAAGCAAAGCCCTTGATAAGAAGCAGGCTTATAGAGACAGGTGAAGCCATTATATACAGTGAACCAGAGAAGCGAGTAGTATCAAGATCTGGTGATGAATGTATTGTGGCCCTTACAGATCAATGGTACATCACATATGGTGAGGTGGAATGGAAGAAATTGGCTGAGGAGTGCTTGTCCAGCATGAATTTGTATTCTGATGAGGCACGTCATGGATTTGAGCACACTTTGAGTTGGCTTAATCAGTGGGCTTGCTCAAGATCATTTGGGCTTGGGACTCGTATTCCTTGGGATGAGGAATACTTAGTCGAGTCATTATCTGATTCAACTATTTACATGGCTTACTACACGATTGCACACTTGTTGCACAGTGGAGACATGTATGGGACAGGTAAATCTCCAGTTAGGCCTGATCAAATGACAGATGAGGTTTGGGATTATGTTTTTTGTTATGCTCCATATCCGGAATCATCTGATATCACTTCATCAATCCTTAAGAATATGAAAAAGGAGTTTGAATATTGGTATCCATTTGATCTTCGAGTTTCTGGCAAAGATCTAATCCAAAATCATATGACTTTCTGTATTTATAACCATGTGGCAATTATGTCCAAGAAACATTGGCCTCGTGGCTTCAGATTGAATGGACACATCATGCTGAACTCCGAGAAGATGTCCAAATCTACTGGGAACTTTAGGACATTACGCCAAGCAATTGAGGAATTTTCTGCCGATGCAACAAGATTTTCTTTGGCTGATGCTGGTGATGGCCTTGATGATGCAAATTTTGTGTTTGAGACTGCAAATGCTGCGATTCTGAGGCTCACAAAAGAAATCGCATGGATGAAAGAAGTTATGGAGGCAGATTCATCCTTGAGGAAAGGCCCTCCTTCTACTTTTGCTGACCATGCATTTGCAAATGAGATAAATATTGCTGCTAAAATGACGGAGCAGCATTACCATGATTACATGTTTCGAGAAGCCCTCAAGACTGGATTTTATGATCTTCAAGCTGCCAGGGATGAATATAGGCTTTCATGTGGTTCTGGGGGAATGAATCATGACCTAGTTTGGCGCTTTATGGATGTGCAGACACGGCTTATCTCTCCAGTGTGTCCACACTATGCAGAATATGTGTGGAGGGAACTTTTGAAGAAGGATGGGTTTGTGGTTAAAGCTGGTTGGCCTGTGGCTGATACACCAGATTTGACCTTGAAGAGTGCCAATAAGTATTTGCAAGACTCCATAGTTCTCATAAGGAAGCTGCTTTCCAAGCAAATTTCAGGTTCAAAGAAAGCCAACAATAGGAGTGCACCAGCTACAACATTGAGTGAAGGCAAGCTAGTAGGATTGATATATGTTAATGAACAATATGATGGATGGAAAGCTGAATGCTTGAGAATGCTGCGAAGCAGATTCAACATTAATGCTCGCAGTTTTGACTCGGATGTGGATGGGGAAATATTGGAGGCCATAAAAAATAGCTCAGTTTGTCCAGATGTCAATTTTAAGAAAACCCAGAAGATTTGTATGCCTTTCTTAAGATTCAAGAAGGATGGGGCAGTTGCACTTGGGGTCCAGGCTCTAGACCTGAGGCTACCATTTGGAGAGATGGAGGTCCTCCACGAGAACTTAGACTTGATTAAGAGACAAACTGGTCTTGAAGAGGTGGAAGTTTTGTCTGTAACTGACCCCAATGCTTTTGCTAAAGCTGGTCCTCTTGTTAGACTAATTGACCAGAATCCTCCAACCCCTGGAAACCCAACTGCAATCTTCTTCAGGCA GTTGTTGGAAGTATGA
- the LOC107435444 gene encoding cysteine protease ATG4: MINLVASAFSIFESHAESSNCEKKGIYLRRNGWTAALKKVLAAVSMRRFHECILRSSRTGISSSSSDIWLLGVCYKVVQDDSTEDSATNNGLAEFEQDFSSRILITYRKGFNAIGDSNYTSDVNWGCMLRSSQMLVAQALLFHRLGRSWRKPLHKPFEQEYIEILHLFGDSEASSFSIHNLLQAGKAYGLTIGSWVGPYAMCRTWETLVRFKREEDDYEDQLLPMAVYVVSGDEDGERGGAPVLCIEDASRHCFEFSRGRADWMPILLLVPLVLGLEKVNPRYIPSLRATFAFPQSLGIMGGRPGASTYIVGVQDEKAYYLDPHEVKPVIDINRDDLEADTTSYHCNVIPHMPLDLIDPSLAIGFYCRDKDDFDDFCFRASKLAEESKGAPLFTVSQIQNSPKPVSHNNVLCNSSGFREDDLFDVLAMNDEEGNAHEDGWQLL, translated from the exons ATGATTAACCTTGTTGCATCTGCTTTCTCTATCTTTGAATCACATGCTGAGTCATCAAATTGTGAAAAGAAGGGAATTTATTTGAGACGTAATGGGTGGACAGCAGCTTTGAAGAAGGTTCTGGCTGCTGTCTCAATGAGGAGATTTCATGAGTGTATACTAAGATCCAGTAGGACTGGCATCTCTAGCTCATCTAGTGACATATGGCTTCTAGGTGTATGCTATAAAGTGGTACAAGATGACTCAACCGAAGATTCTGCTACTAACAATGGATTAGCAGAGTTTGAGCAAGATTTTTCATCAAGAATTTTAATAACATATCGTAAAG GTTTCAATGCTATTGGAGACTCAAATTATACCAGTGATGTCAACTGGGGATGCATGCTTCGGAGTAGTCAGATGCTTGTTGCTCAA GCTTTACTTTTTCATAGATTAGGAAGATCTTGGAGGAAACCTTTGCACAAG CCTTTTGAACAAGAGTATATAGAGATCTTGCATCTGTTTGGTGATTCTGAAGCATCCAGTTTTTCTATCCACAATCTTCTTCAAGCTGGGAAGGCATATGGCCTCACTATTGGATCATGGGTAGGCCCTTATGCTATGTGTCGCACATGGGAAACTCTAGTTCGATTTAAGAGGGAGGAAGATGACTATGAGGATCAGCTGCTTCCCATGGCCGTTTACGTTGTTTCTGGAGATGAAGATGGGGAGCGAGGTGGAGCCCCAGTTCTGTGCATTGAAGATGCCTCTAGACATTGTTTTGAGTTCTCAAGAGGTCGAGCTGATTGGATGCCTATTCTTTTATTGGTTCCATTAGTACTCGGACTTGAAAAAGTCAATCCCag GTACATTCCATCATTACGGGCAACATTCGCATTTCCCCAAAGCCTTGGCATAATGGGTGGAAGACCTGGTGCATCAACTTACATTGTTGGTGTGCAAGATGAGAAAGCATACTACCTGGATCCACATGAAGTAAAGCCA GTGATTGATATTAATAGGGATGATTTAGAGGCTGATACTACATCTTATCACTGCAA TGTCATACCGCACATGCCCCTAGACTTGATTGATCCATCCTTGGCCATTGGATTTTACTGTCGAGACAAAG atgattttgatgatttttgttTTCGAGCGTCCAAGTTGGCAGAGGAATCAAAAGGTGCTCCATTATTTACAGTGAGTCAAATACAGAATTCGCCCAAGCCGGTTAGTCACAACAATGTGTTATGCAATAGTAGTGGGTTTCGGGAGGATGATTTATTTGATGTGCTGGCTATGAATGATGAGGAGGGCAATGCACATGAAGATGGCTGGCAACTTCTATGA
- the LOC107435442 gene encoding probable magnesium transporter NIPA6 isoform X2, producing the protein MYSSNLTGFILAVVSSAFIGSSFIIKKKGLRKAGVNGPRASVGGYGYLLEPLWWVGMITMIIGEIANFVAYIYAPAVLVTPLGALSIIVSAVLAHILLNEKLQRMGMLGCLLCIVGSTMIVLHAPEERSLSSVEEIWELAIQPAFLLYTASAVAVALVLILYCAPRYGQTNIMVYIGICSVIGSLTVMSIKAIGIAIKLTLEGTNQLIYFQTWIFAMVAISCIITQLNYLNMALDNFNTAIVSPIYYAMFTSFTIFASAIMFKDYAGQSASNIASELCGFITVLSGTAVLHSTREPDPPFITDLYTPISPKVSWSIQGNGEWKQKDEDGSSSNFISILQQDYFK; encoded by the exons ATGTACTCCAGTAATCTCACAGGATTCATTCTGGCTGTGGTCTCTAGCGCCTTCATTGGTTCCAGCTTCATTATCAAGAAGAAGGGTCTCAGGAAGGCTGGGGTTAATGGCCCTCGTGCCA GTGTTGGAGGATATGGTTACTTGTTAGAGCCGCTTTGGTGGGTGGGAATGATTACCA TGATTATTGGAGAGATAGCCAATTTCGTAGCATATATTTATGCCCCTGCTGTGCTTGTGACGCCGCTTGGTGCATTAAGTATTATAGTTAg CGCTGTTTTGGCACATATTTTGTTGAACGAGAAGCTTCAGAGAATGGGGATGCTGGGCTGTCTTCTATGTATAGTAGGTTCCACAATGATTGTGCTACATGCACCTGAAGAACGTTCTCTTTCTTCTGTCGAAGAAATCTGGGAATTAGCAATCCAACCGG CATTTCTTTTGTATACAGCCTCAGCAGTAGCTGTTGCATTAGTACTGATTTTATATTGTGCACCCCGCTATGGCCAAACCAATATAATGGTTTATATAGGCATTTGCTCTGTAATTGGATCATTGACA GTCATGAGTATAAAAGCCATTGGCATTGCAATAAAACTTACATTAGAGGGAACAAACCAGCTAATATACTTCCAGACATGGATTTTTGCTATGGTTGCTATCAGCTGTATCATCACtcagttaaattatttaaacatg GCATTGGATAATTTTAATACAGCCATTGTTTCTCCTATCTATTATGCTATGTTCACATCGTTTACAATATTTGCCAGTGCGATAATGTTTAAG GATTATGCTGGTCAAAGTGCAAGCAACATAGCATCAGAGCTTTGTGGGTTCATCACTGTGTTATCTGGGACTGCTGTATTGCATAGTACAAGAGAGCCAGACCCACCATTCATTACAG ATTTATATACGCCGATATCGCCGAAAGTATCTTGGTCCATTCAAGGCAATGGGGAATGGAAACAGAAGGATGAAGATGGGTCATCCTCTAATTTCATCTCCATTCTTCAGCAAGACTATTTTAAGTGA
- the LOC107435449 gene encoding leucine--tRNA ligase, cytoplasmic isoform X1 yields the protein MAAEGGKSFARRDLLLEIEAKAQTWWENGHVFRAEPSEIPPRPGEKFFGNFPFPYMNGILHLGHAFSFSKLDFAAAYHRLRGANVLLPFAFHCTGMPIKASADKLAREIQQFGNPPVFPGEVEDQEDQEPEVEDANAVKPLDKFKGKKSKAASKSSGQAYQWEIMRSFGLSDIQIAEFQDPYKWLEFFPPVAMEDLKAFGLGCDWRRTFVTTDKNPFFDSFVRWQMRKLKSMGKIVKDVRYTIYSPLDGQPCADHDRAAGEGVQPQEYTIIKMEVMQPFPPKLGVLEGRRVFLAAATLRPETMYGQTNAWVLPDGKYGAFEINETDVFILTRRAALNLAYQKYSRIPEKPTCLIELTGYDLIGLQLKSPLAFNEIIYALPMLSILTDKGTGIVTSVPSDAPDDYMALHDLKMKPAFREKYGVKDDWILPFEIVPIINIPEFGDKAAEKVCNDLKIKSQNEKEKLAEAKRLTYLKGFTEGTLLVGEFAGRKVQEAKPLIRSRLIETGEAIIYSEPEKRVVSRSGDECIVALTDQWYITYGEVEWKKLAEECLSSMNLYSDEARHGFEHTLSWLNQWACSRSFGLGTRIPWDEEYLVESLSDSTIYMAYYTIAHLLHSGDMYGTGKSPVRPDQMTDEVWDYVFCYAPYPESSDITSSILKNMKKEFEYWYPFDLRVSGKDLIQNHMTFCIYNHVAIMSKKHWPRGFRLNGHIMLNSEKMSKSTGNFRTLRQAIEEFSADATRFSLADAGDGLDDANFVFETANAAILRLTKEIAWMKEVMEADSSLRKGPPSTFADHAFANEINIAAKMTEQHYHDYMFREALKTGFYDLQAARDEYRLSCGSGGMNHDLVWRFMDVQTRLISPVCPHYAEYVWRELLKKDGFVVKAGWPVADTPDLTLKSANKYLQDSIVLIRKLLSKQISGSKKANNRSAPATTLSEGKLVGLIYVNEQYDGWKAECLRMLRSRFNINARSFDSDVDGEILEAIKNSSVCPDVNFKKTQKICMPFLRFKKDGAVALGVQALDLRLPFGEMEVLHENLDLIKRQTGLEEVEVLSVTDPNAFAKAGPLVRLIDQNPPTPGNPTAIFFRQLLEV from the exons ATGGCGGCTGAAGGTGGAAAAAGTTTTGCTAGGAGAGACCTTCTCCTAGAGATTGAGGCAAAGGCTCAAACTTGGTGGGAAAATGGACATGTTTTCAGGGCTGAACCCTCTGAAATACCTCCTAGACCAGGAGAGAAGTTCTTCGGCAACTTCCCGTTTCCATACATGAATGGTATTTTGCATCTTGGCCATGCTTTCTCATTTTCAAAGCTAGATTTTGCTGCAGCTTATCATAGACTAAGAGGTGCCAATGTGCTGCTGCCTTTTGCCTTCCATTGCACCGGCATGCCCATCAAAGCCTCAGCTGATAAACTTGCCCGAGAGATCCAACAGTTTGGGAATCCTCCTGTTTTCCCAGGTGAAGTGGAGGATCAAGAGGACCAAGAGCCAGAAGTAGAGGATGCAAATGCTGTCAAACCTCTGGATAAGTTTAAAGGAAAAAAGTCTAAGGCTGCATCAAAATCAAGTGGGCAAGCATACCAGTGGGAGATAATGCGTAGTTTTGGCCTTTCTGACATTCAGATAGCAGAATTTCAGGATCCGTACAAGTGGTTAGAGTTCTTTCCTCCAGTTGCAATGGAAGACCTTAAAGCTTTTGGCTTGGGTTGTGACTGGAGGCGCACCTTTGTCACTACAGATAAGAACCCATTTTTTGATTCCTTTGTAAGGTGGCAGATGAGGAAATTGAAATCAATGGGTAAGATTGTGAAAGATGTTAGATACACAATATACTCTCCGTTGGATGGTCAGCCTTGTGCAGATCATGATAGGGCAGCTGGTGAAGGAGTTCAACCCCAAGAATACACCATCATCAAGATGGAGGTGATGCAGCCTTTTCCTCCTAAATTGGGAGTGTTGGAGGGGAGAAGAGTATTTTTGGCCGCAGCGACACTGCGACCTGAGACTATGTATGGGCAAACAAATGCATGGGTATTACCCGACGGGAAGTATGGAGCTTTTGAAATCAATGAAACAGATGTATTTATTCTTACACGGAGAGCAGCGCTTAATCTTGCATATCAGAAGTACTCAAGGATCCCAGAAAAACCTACTTGCTTGATTGAGCTGACAGGTTATGACTTGATTGGTCTTCAATTGAAGTCTCCACTTGCATTCAATGAGATCATTTATGCTCTTCCTATGTTGAGCATCCTAACAGACAAAGGCACTGGAATTGTTACCAGTGTACCTAGTGATGCTCCTGATGATTACATGGCTTTGCATGATTTGAAAATGAAACCAGCTTTCAGGGAGAAATATGGTGTCAAGGATGATTGGATTTTGCCCTTTGAGATTGTGCCTATCATTAACATTCCAGAATTTGGAGATAAGGCTGCTGAAAAAGTTTGCAacgatttgaaaataaaaagccaaaatgaaaaagagaagcTAGCAGAAGCAAAGAGGTTGACGTACTTGAAAGGATTTACAGAGGGAACACTGCTTGTTGGTGAATTTGCTGGAAGGAAAGTACAGGAAGCAAAGCCCTTGATAAGAAGCAGGCTTATAGAGACAGGTGAAGCCATTATATACAGTGAACCAGAGAAGCGAGTAGTATCAAGATCTGGTGATGAATGTATTGTGGCCCTTACAGATCAATGGTACATCACATATGGTGAGGTGGAATGGAAGAAATTGGCTGAGGAGTGCTTGTCCAGCATGAATTTGTATTCTGATGAGGCACGTCATGGATTTGAGCACACTTTGAGTTGGCTTAATCAGTGGGCTTGCTCAAGATCATTTGGGCTTGGGACTCGTATTCCTTGGGATGAGGAATACTTAGTCGAGTCATTATCTGATTCAACTATTTACATGGCTTACTACACGATTGCACACTTGTTGCACAGTGGAGACATGTATGGGACAGGTAAATCTCCAGTTAGGCCTGATCAAATGACAGATGAGGTTTGGGATTATGTTTTTTGTTATGCTCCATATCCGGAATCATCTGATATCACTTCATCAATCCTTAAGAATATGAAAAAGGAGTTTGAATATTGGTATCCATTTGATCTTCGAGTTTCTGGCAAAGATCTAATCCAAAATCATATGACTTTCTGTATTTATAACCATGTGGCAATTATGTCCAAGAAACATTGGCCTCGTGGCTTCAGATTGAATGGACACATCATGCTGAACTCCGAGAAGATGTCCAAATCTACTGGGAACTTTAGGACATTACGCCAAGCAATTGAGGAATTTTCTGCCGATGCAACAAGATTTTCTTTGGCTGATGCTGGTGATGGCCTTGATGATGCAAATTTTGTGTTTGAGACTGCAAATGCTGCGATTCTGAGGCTCACAAAAGAAATCGCATGGATGAAAGAAGTTATGGAGGCAGATTCATCCTTGAGGAAAGGCCCTCCTTCTACTTTTGCTGACCATGCATTTGCAAATGAGATAAATATTGCTGCTAAAATGACGGAGCAGCATTACCATGATTACATGTTTCGAGAAGCCCTCAAGACTGGATTTTATGATCTTCAAGCTGCCAGGGATGAATATAGGCTTTCATGTGGTTCTGGGGGAATGAATCATGACCTAGTTTGGCGCTTTATGGATGTGCAGACACGGCTTATCTCTCCAGTGTGTCCACACTATGCAGAATATGTGTGGAGGGAACTTTTGAAGAAGGATGGGTTTGTGGTTAAAGCTGGTTGGCCTGTGGCTGATACACCAGATTTGACCTTGAAGAGTGCCAATAAGTATTTGCAAGACTCCATAGTTCTCATAAGGAAGCTGCTTTCCAAGCAAATTTCAGGTTCAAAGAAAGCCAACAATAGGAGTGCACCAGCTACAACATTGAGTGAAGGCAAGCTAGTAGGATTGATATATGTTAATGAACAATATGATGGATGGAAAGCTGAATGCTTGAGAATGCTGCGAAGCAGATTCAACATTAATGCTCGCAGTTTTGACTCGGATGTGGATGGGGAAATATTGGAGGCCATAAAAAATAGCTCAGTTTGTCCAGATGTCAATTTTAAGAAAACCCAGAAGATTTGTATGCCTTTCTTAAGATTCAAGAAGGATGGGGCAGTTGCACTTGGGGTCCAGGCTCTAGACCTGAGGCTACCATTTGGAGAGATGGAGGTCCTCCACGAGAACTTAGACTTGATTAAGAGACAAACTGGTCTTGAAGAGGTGGAAGTTTTGTCTGTAACTGACCCCAATGCTTTTGCTAAAGCTGGTCCTCTTGTTAGACTAATTGACCAGAATCCTCCAACCCCTGGAAACCCAACTGCAATCTTCTTCAGGCA GTTGTTGGAAGTATGA
- the LOC107435442 gene encoding probable magnesium transporter NIPA6 isoform X1 produces the protein MEVTRICGSFCPLVQLYSRIGLTGSAFIGSSFIIKKKGLRKAGVNGPRASVGGYGYLLEPLWWVGMITMIIGEIANFVAYIYAPAVLVTPLGALSIIVSAVLAHILLNEKLQRMGMLGCLLCIVGSTMIVLHAPEERSLSSVEEIWELAIQPAFLLYTASAVAVALVLILYCAPRYGQTNIMVYIGICSVIGSLTVMSIKAIGIAIKLTLEGTNQLIYFQTWIFAMVAISCIITQLNYLNMALDNFNTAIVSPIYYAMFTSFTIFASAIMFKDYAGQSASNIASELCGFITVLSGTAVLHSTREPDPPFITDLYTPISPKVSWSIQGNGEWKQKDEDGSSSNFISILQQDYFK, from the exons ATGGAAGTTACAAGGATTTGTGGGTCTTTCTGTCCACTTGTGCAATTATACAGCCGAATAGGACTGACTGGCAG CGCCTTCATTGGTTCCAGCTTCATTATCAAGAAGAAGGGTCTCAGGAAGGCTGGGGTTAATGGCCCTCGTGCCA GTGTTGGAGGATATGGTTACTTGTTAGAGCCGCTTTGGTGGGTGGGAATGATTACCA TGATTATTGGAGAGATAGCCAATTTCGTAGCATATATTTATGCCCCTGCTGTGCTTGTGACGCCGCTTGGTGCATTAAGTATTATAGTTAg CGCTGTTTTGGCACATATTTTGTTGAACGAGAAGCTTCAGAGAATGGGGATGCTGGGCTGTCTTCTATGTATAGTAGGTTCCACAATGATTGTGCTACATGCACCTGAAGAACGTTCTCTTTCTTCTGTCGAAGAAATCTGGGAATTAGCAATCCAACCGG CATTTCTTTTGTATACAGCCTCAGCAGTAGCTGTTGCATTAGTACTGATTTTATATTGTGCACCCCGCTATGGCCAAACCAATATAATGGTTTATATAGGCATTTGCTCTGTAATTGGATCATTGACA GTCATGAGTATAAAAGCCATTGGCATTGCAATAAAACTTACATTAGAGGGAACAAACCAGCTAATATACTTCCAGACATGGATTTTTGCTATGGTTGCTATCAGCTGTATCATCACtcagttaaattatttaaacatg GCATTGGATAATTTTAATACAGCCATTGTTTCTCCTATCTATTATGCTATGTTCACATCGTTTACAATATTTGCCAGTGCGATAATGTTTAAG GATTATGCTGGTCAAAGTGCAAGCAACATAGCATCAGAGCTTTGTGGGTTCATCACTGTGTTATCTGGGACTGCTGTATTGCATAGTACAAGAGAGCCAGACCCACCATTCATTACAG ATTTATATACGCCGATATCGCCGAAAGTATCTTGGTCCATTCAAGGCAATGGGGAATGGAAACAGAAGGATGAAGATGGGTCATCCTCTAATTTCATCTCCATTCTTCAGCAAGACTATTTTAAGTGA